Genomic window (Toxotes jaculatrix isolate fToxJac2 chromosome 10, fToxJac2.pri, whole genome shotgun sequence):
CAGTAGTATCTGTCGACgaaacacacagtttgaggTAAAACCAACATTGGTTTGAACCATAATGCTTCAATTAATCAATTctaaatgaaatacaaatgaaGCTGTACAGCGTTTGACAATACAGACAATACAGGTAGCTTTTagaataatttttcttttatatttttagtcACCTACTGTTTTTGTTGGTTATAGGAAGtctaaaagaaaagaagccaGAGAGACGATGAATTGTGAATATCAACTGTTGCAGTAGGGTGAGATATTATTACTAGAATTATTCAAAACTGTACAATGAATGATActtatttttattcactgaTCTTGCTACTAGACTGAAGGGCATACTCACTGTTAATCCATTGTTTTGCTCCATGCGCCTATGAAATATTATAGATGAATATGAACCAAACAGAGCTTTCATAtgacaaattttaaaaacaagataCTTGTTGTAACAGTAAATCAACCTCAGGCCACTCACCTACCACCATTCTCCTTAATGATGAGATTCAGTACACGCATGGTCTTATTCACCTCCAGTGCTTCTTTCACCTTATGGCAGAGGAAAACAATTCATTGTAAAAAACTTTTTTAGTAAAGACAGTTCTCAAGGGCAATAGTGCGACTCTCTTACCCATTTCTCAATAATATCCTTTGGGTTTGGTGGGCTGCCAGTCATACTTAAGGTCACATTAACTCTAAAGAATGTATCTGGTCCAACTGCAGGGATGAAAATACACATGGCCTGTGTAGTTTGTCACTGAACTGATACAATTCAAAGTTCAACTCTGAAtcagattaaaaacattttatagaacaaaaaaagtgtgttCTGTCTAAGCAGCATTTGTCCTCCACGTGGTTGTGTCCTGCTCCCACTACTGTTTATTCTCCACACCAACAACTGCACGAGTCATTACGGGGACAGTcacatttaaaatctttaaatgaacagaaatggaaatgtgCCTGTGGTCAGTGATTTTGTACGATGGTGCGACGATTACTTTCTGAGACTGAACATTTGTAAAACCGGAGATATGGTCATGGTTATTAAGGTTACATCATTGTATGATGTACGAATGTCCTTTTGTGAGGAAGTGAGGacttgaactgaactgaactggagCAGAAACAGGAGTGAGCAAGCTACATGAACAGAATGACTCTGAATCTGAGAATCTGAGTTGTTTGGTGAACTGACCAGCAGTTTCGTTGAGGTCTAAAGGCTCTCCTGTTGTTGACATGTTAGCAGGGCGAGCTGGCAGACTCTGAGTTGGACCGGTTTCTATGAATCAAATGGCATTATTTACAAGAAAACACCCCAAAaataacagcacaaacagattGTCTTCCAGACCGTTAAGAAAATAGAATCATTACTATCGTTATAGATACGTCTAATTGTCAAAGTCTTCCTGACTCCACAGGGCTGTAAAGCACCCCCATACATGTACAAGTTTTATTCTTTCTTGCATGCTCACCTGATATAGTTACACCAGTACTCACGGTTGTTGGTGGTTCTGTCACCACAGGGAATATCTCTGAAAGAAACCAATGAAATTACTAATTATAAAACTTTCTTAAGATTCTTAATAAAGAACAACACAATGTCTCATGGACatcaaattatttaaattttcttttaatgcaTAGCCACTGATTGCTTGTCGTGAATTAGGTATGTTTAGAAACACAGAAGTGCACTCTCTGGCTTTAATGTACTCCCTGTTTTCCTTTGCAAATCTCTGCAACATTTAATTCACCCGCTTAATAATCGCAGTGAAAGTGCTTGGTAAATTTAATCACGTTAATGGATTTGTGGATGTTCATGCCTCAAGTGAACATTTCCAGTCAAACCCAGAGTCTGCTTTGTATCTATAAACCTGAACAAATATTATAAAATTGTGCATGGAAATGCACTTTGGAATTGAACATACATCTTTTtctaagacagaaaaaaaagtatgttcTGTTAACCTTTGACTGCCACAGTAATCcaataaacacaacagtgagtGCATTTTGCACATGTATGCGAGAGGACTGACGTGTGCTGTACAGACTATACATACCCACAGGAAGTATGCTGATGCTATTGGGGTCAGCTGTCAGGTTGAGGAAGTTGTAAGAGAAGGTCAGACTCAGCAGTGCAGTAATAGTTGCCTGAACGGCTTCCACATTAACAGCAGGATCCACATTCACATAGACTTCACAGCTGAAACTGGGGGTAAACCACAAGGACATCAAAGTCTCATACCACGCAGCCCTCATGTGCACTGCAATTATTATGATCCTTTTCAAGAGTCATATAGTTTTTGTAGGAATTCATCTTACCACTTGTCACAGGATGAGTTTGATGACGCTCTTGATCCCTGATAACACAGATATCTTTATTAAAAGGTTGTATAATTTTCCTTACTCAACTGCAACTGGTTGCTCTTAATATAATTCACAGCCACCTTGCCTTTGATTTGACCTCAGTGCTTTCAAACATCACTCATTTCCTCGGAAAATAATATTGTCTCAATCTAAAAGAAGAGTCTTTCATCTGTTCTCCAATCAGCTGGTATATGAGGATATTGCTGCTTCTTTCCATGGAAAATCAAACTGAGGACTCTTAATAGGGCTGTACCTGAGGCTGTTCAACATGTAGAGCAGCAGAATTATTAACCGAATGGCAGGAATGGCTGTGTGGGAACACAGATAACAGAAATTACAGACAGGAGTGTTATCCAGGATTGCAGTCATAGCACATTTAGCTTCATACTGCACCAACCACCTATGACATTCACTGTTAATACACATACATAATtatgtacatttactcaagtactgcgTTTCACATTACTTGTactgtaataataaaataattagtATATAATggcaaaatactttttttttgcactgagtacttttacttttgatactttaagtacattttgtcaaaaagacatgtacttttaaatttaaaaaaaaaatctgaatttgtgCTCTACCACTGTCAGCTGAGAGGAGTGTTTTGCAAACAAAAGTTAAATTACCTTGGAGATGACACGGAGATGTCATGGACAGAAATGTTTTGAGGGAAAATGTTTTCCAGCTGATGAGAGATGACAACAAAGTTAGAATGTTTTTGAAGGGCAAATCTGACTCTTTGTTCAAAGACAATGGTTACCAAATGCCAGTGACACATTCAGCTAATTCTTCATACCCAGTTTCTTGTGACTTCCTCCAGTGAGACTAAACAATTGTCAGGATCCGTTGAGTGAGCTATGAATGTccacattttgattttgtagAGTGAccatgctaaaaaaaaaaaagcaaatgcagGCTTTTCAGCAGGTTTTTGGACCTGTTGCTACTGAACTCAGTGACAACTTTGACCTTAAACTGTAGTTACTGAACAGCAAAGTGTATTATCAGCACACTCATTCAACTCTCACCCACAGTAGATTGCCTTGTTGTATGAACAGGTGAGGAAACTGTGGGAgtaattcatttttcaaatcTTGAAAACTCAAACCGGATGACCATGAAATGCAACAGATAGACGTCACACTGTATTTACCACAGTGTAGGCTGTTGTCAGGCTTAGGAAGGCAGTTGTATTTCCACTGCTGCATGTCCCAGCTCACCACGTCTCCATCTGCACAGCTCTGCCTCCCCAGCTCCTCAGCGCTCCATTCCCTGGCCCACATCCTGAACAGGCCAACCTCGCCAAGCAGGTTGTTCCCACTCTCTGAGATCACTTCACCATTTGCGTCTACGTAATGAGAAACCCCCAAAGTGAGCGTGCCATTTTGGGCCAGCTGTTGGGGTAGGATGGGATTCGAAGGGGCCTCACTCACAATGATTCCATTAATGTAGGTCCTCAGTCTCTGAGCTTTGCCCGaccaggtgagacagacagagaaccattcattcagtttcagttcctTTTCAAATCTCTGTTCCTCTCCAAACAGCCACACTGTCAGCAGTTTACTTGTGCCCCCAAGTCCCAACTCTATGTTTCTACCTCCTGGTGCTTTGTAGACAAAGCCTGTCCACTGTGATCCAATGTTGAGGCGCAAGAGTGTGCATACACTCAGCTCCTTAAGGGGTGGTACCACAACATCTGGCCGTAGCTGCCAGATGCATGGACGGCCATTGAAATGCACTTTCTTACCCCACAGGCTGGTACCAGCAGAGGCAGCtgaaatgacagacagacagatgaaaactTAAACTACATGTTTTTAACCATAAAGATAAAAGCAATATGAGATCACACTCAAAAAAGCCCTTCAGTAAGCACTTTCTCGGTTTCATTCAGTCCAATTCAGAGCTTCCTTATCCCACAAGtggcaataaaataacataaacacaataaaaagacAGTAAGGCTACTGAAGACACTTAAAGTGTACACACTTTGTAATCACAGCCATTACTCTATATGATATTTTTTTACTACTACATTGTCAAGagctttaaaattatttaattgGTCTGAAATCTTACTTGAACCCAgaagacacactgacagctgtaTACACAGACAGACGGTTAGACGAGACCGGAGGTTCATGGCAAACAAATAAGCAAGGCTTTCGATGTCAGTCAAGTGGTCATCTGCTGAAAGGTGACAACAATTAAAAAGATGTATTCATTTGCGTTCACTATGAAGAAGTGACACAGTGATCAGTTTATATCTGAGAGGCCAAATAAACACCTGAGACTCACCATGCTCTTCTCCTTGCGATgggcaaattaaaattttaagcTATTTTAGAAATTAAGCATTCGGTGTCAGTTCATGAGAATCTGGTGGAGCCATGAGTCTGCTGGCTAGTGTCACTTTATTTCTCTATAAGAAGACCTCCACGCCCTCTCCCTCTACTTCCTTGAGTTACTCATTAATCACTGGCAATAAACAACTAACAGGCACGATAACGTTAAAACCGCCTCTGCAAAGGTGAATCTCAAAATTCTCCCATTAACACATTTGTGTTCTTTGTGAACTCACCTGGTTTTAGTGTTAGAGTTTTGGTGGCTTAGTGAGAGTTTTAATGTGAATAATTATCCTAACAAGGCTCAAAGTTTAAAGACAGACTGAGGTACGTTGACAAATAGTCTGActtgacacacacctttgtttGCGTAGATGCTGATGACACATGTATCGCtacaaaacaagctttttagGATTGTTATGTAagcctccttttttttaattccctcTACATGGGGATGGATGGTTCTGAGAAATTATTCTAATGAACACTGATGGTCTACAGCAGCTAAAAGCAGAAGATGACATGATTTGtcatacaaacataaaacaacatcTACATATTGTAATTGCATCTACAAATGTTGCTTATGtcaaaaacgtttttttttttttttgttgttaaacgTGTTCATGGTTTGGCTCAGACTACaggtttgtgtgagtgtgtgtgagcatgtgtgtgttctatATGTCAGGTTGTCGCTGTCATAAATTCTCTGCAAACATTCGCAGTAATATTCTTGGACTACTCTTATGCTTTACAATTATCCCCCGGTGATAAGAGCTCAAACAAATCTAATTTGCTTCTCTGTGTGACGTACACTATGTAGACCTGAAAGTAAGTAAGTCCATAGTACAGGCTTCCTTTAAGCCTAAACAATTTAAACAGCCAATGTACGTCAATATCTCCACCTTTTTTTATACCCACAATATCCTGTCAGGTCGGTGAAATAGTTTGAAGGAAGAAAGACATCAGTTGTCAGTTTTATGGCTCCATGCTACCACAATGTGGTCAAACAGTATATTGCAACTGTGTAATTACTGTATGTCAAACTGGGAACTGTTGAATGATTCAAAACATGGGTCTCACCTTCAGCTTGTTTCTCCTCAGTGGAGTCAGTAAGAGGGGCAGAACAATTGTTGTAATAGTGttaaagattttatttctgtctgtaaaaacactcacatacacacaaaatatctTTGTACAGGAAGCAGGTTTGTTAACAAGGGTCTCATTCATGCTTTTTaattcccctccctcctcctcctccttccctccctgtctgagaagctggagcagGAACAAGAGGGTTCCCCAGAGGGAATGTGAGAAGACCAGGCGTGACGTGATGTGCCCAGGTGGGGGAACCTGAAAGTGTTGTATTCACAGGTCCATTGGTCAAATCGGGTTGGGAACCTCTCTTGCGTCACACATGATGTAGAATGAGGGGGATTCCCAAAGATGTTTCCCACCACGGTCTACCTCTGCTGAATTGGCAGCAGCTTGAAGGGACACAAACCACGCTACCGCTGGTGGAAGGTGCAAATTTAAGATTACTTTATGAGCAATACACTGCTTATATAAAACTTGCTGAGGAAGGATACTCCTTAGAGAAGGACAATGGACATTTTGCCAAAGGGGACTTGTCTCTATGCTGCCTTGCTTATGGTAAGTCTGTCCTTCGAGCAGTTTTCTGTTACAGATTTCTAAAGCGTTGACTGTGTGATGCTGTATTATTTCCAGATAATCATTACTTTCAGCAGTGGAATCACCATCAATAGTACAATGCTCAGGTACTTATACTTTAGCcttacagtattttattttaaaaaaatctgccatTGCTGTTAGAATATTCCAATCTGTTTTCAATGTAAACGAAttgtatgaaatgtatttttgacatttcttaAACAAGCTGACTAGACATGgacttttattatattttagcGCTGAagtttttctacttttccttTAGTGAAgagtctgaatacttcttccacaaCAGATTATTTGTGTATCTCCTCAGGTTCAGTGTTTGCAGGTGCAGTCTGAGCAGAGCTGTGATCAGAGACAATTCTTACATCCTAATGGCACCTGTGTTGCATGCCCTGTATGTGGGCCTGGAGAACAACTCTCAGAGGTAACACATAGAACACATTTCCGTGGCAGCaccattttttccatttcacattcCTTTCTTTGCCGGTCTTGCTACTTGGTTCCAAGTCCATCCATTTTACATTGGTCTCAGGACTGTGGCTTTGGAGATGGTGGTGAAGGAGTCTGTATGCCGTGTGAAGAAGGGAAGTTCAGCTCTGAAACAGGTGTGGCTCTCTGCAGAAGATGCACCCAGTGCAGTCTGCTGAACCGCCTGGAGAAGACAGCGTGCTCATCCACCAGTGATGCCCTGTGTGGGCAATGCCTCGCAGGGTGAGATACACCCACAGTGCCAGCCTAAAATCCACCACCTGATAAGTGctaacatttgtgtttgttttgagtgtACAAATGTGGTTGTGTGTACAGGTATTATGAACTCAGGAGCATGACTGGGGAGGTGGAACTGCTCTGTGTGCCTTGTTACAGCCATGACACAGTCCGTAAAGAGTGTTTGCTTTTGAAAGCTAGAGGCTCTAAAGTAGGTAAGACAAGCCATGGAGTGATTAACAGTAGTGTTAATAAGCTGGTTTTATTGACTGGTGATTTTCTGGAGATGTTGTCAAGGAAAAGTTATAAATGTTGTTCTCTGACAGAGAATGCCGTCACTGTTCCCAGGGGAAGTTTCAAAGAACCTGAAGAGAAGAGTGAGTAACCCCGTGGATTTTcatgagaaatgtttttgtttcttgtatTCAATTTGActtgacagctttttttttttttttttgtttaatcaaggaataaaagaagaaacattGTCAGTTGTCCTGATTGGTTCAGCAACAGCTTCCTCAATTTTCCTGGTTGCTCTGCTGCTTTGGATTTTCCTACTGGCTGCTGAGAGATTCAGTGAGTTACACTCAGAATGCTTGATATTTCTGCTACTTCTTGCCATCTGTCTTTTGTTCAGTTGGCTAAATGTGGGTCGTATATACTTGTTGCAATATTCAGAGCAGGTTCCAGAGTATGGTCCTGGACCTGAGGGACGATTGTCTGCAGCAGATCTTCAGCACACACCTTTGTCCAGCCTCACGGACAGAACAGCGAAACAATCGGAAGCCCCTGCTCCAGCTGAAGAGTCCTCAAGGCACTTTTCAAACACCAAATACTGAATGATTACTCTTTTAATTTACCTCTATCAGACCCTAAGTAATCATGTACATTAACTGCATCTCTTCCCAGAGGCCTAAACTCACTGAGCCATGAGAATGAGGTGAATCCTACTTCTATTGTGATTAATGTCACCACCAACATCAAGCCCTCCAGTCAGAAGACAGAGGACACCACACAGGAGGACCAGCCAAGCAGCGGCTATGCCACAGAAGAGGTGGAATGATCTAATACATCTTATTGTTAGGGTCAGGATGTACACAGTCCTTTCAGTGTACTTCTCCTTTAAATTAAAGATACTGCGGTTAGTAAACAGGGTCATGTggtctgtgtgttcagcacacacatcacaaatcataaaaaaaaaaaatcctgattaCCCATTGTGGTATCTAACCATCTAACCATGTTGATAGTTTTGGCTTTATTTGTTGAGGTTTTGAGATGTCCACTGCTGAGACTTCTGCCATTACCCCACTACAAATGGAATTAactgaattttgtttgtggtaaccaaagcacagaaaaattacttttgaaaaaCTCTTTTACAGACGCAATGTGCCAACAAAACAATccaatccacagacctcactgtcaATAGTTCTCCTTAGTTTTTACCTCTAAGATTAACATTATTAATATATACATTTAGAAATTGCTGCATAACCTTACTTTCTTATCTTGCTTCTTTTCTGTGCCAATATCAGATGGAACAAAAACTGCAGACAATATGGGAGATGGCTCAAGGTAGGTTTGTTTTCCTCAAACCACAGCACCTgtgcaaaacacacatacacaataactGAAAGTAGTTACTTCATGAATTCAAATCAGATTAATCCTCCTTTGAATGAGTTTGGGACTCATTTCTAAAGTTTGTACTAGTGATTGCACTACTCTGACTCTGTCCAGGTCACAGTATTGAGATACTCAACTATGACACAGTCCAGGACTTGTCCCTGCTGCTTGACTCTACTGACAACAAGAACATGTTGAGGAGACTGGGACGGTCTTTGGGTGTCCCACCTCAGGTCATCACTCATCTCCAAGGCTTCCAGGAACTCTTTCAGTATCTGCGCACCTCCACCTACACACTGCTGCCCCAGCTGGCCCAGGCTGCTGCACTCTTGCCTAATCCTGAAGTTGTTGCTAGGATACACAGAGCTGTGGTGAACAAGTGACCACTTAGACCTTGAGGATGTGTTACCATGACTCCAACTGCTATACAGTATTTCTGACCCACTTCGCATGATGACATTATTACCAGCCAGATCACCCGGTATGTTTGTCACTTATTGTTGGGACCCAAGAAATTCTTTGTACTGAAATTAATtgattttgagtgaaatgtgaTGTTACCTTATATAGAAAAATGGACATGACAATAATTCTGAAcactttttgttcattttgtttgctttatgagTTCCATCTGAATAAATCaataattttaataaatgtCATGTGACTGATAAAGCTGCACAACGAGAAGAAGTCATTTTTTGTACTTTGCACGTTAAATAACACAATATCCAGGTCACTGCAACTGAACCCTACGTGctgtgttacttcctgtttacCGTGTAAGATAGATGAGAGGCCCTCTGGCTAAAGCATGTGAGACAGACCAGGACAGAGGATGCAGTGTTCACGGCAAGAGAAAACTCATAGAACCCTGAGAAAATCTGTTCTTCTTTCACTGGGAGAAGTTTGCCAACTGACTATTTGCCCTGATCTCCAGCTCTGCAGATTATTCAGCGCATTAAATctggtaagttttttttttttgttccatcaCTACTTTTCAGCCAAAGCCTTACAAAGGCAAACCAtgaacacattttcagtgaagCTGACTGTCTTATTTAAGATCTATTTTCCATCTACTCTGAAAACTCTCTGAATCTCAGAAGCctgatgaaaaatattttatcatgACAGtactctgtttgttttactgaaCATTCTGGTTTCACGAAAGTATCATGTCTGTTGTTGTCAGCACCTCTTGTGAATAAACTCACTTAACTGACGTGCAATAACTGCTTCGTGAACGCTAGGGGGCGCTCTTGGCTGTCAGAGCAAACTTGTGGTCTAGCACCCGTCTTAGATCGTGTATGAAACAGATTAACCACTACTCACTAATGTTTGGCACATTCGCATTAAATCGGTGGTGTAAAGTAACTAAGTACTTCTACTCAAGTATTGTACTGCTACAGTTTTGATgtactttacttactttacttactttcaTTTTCTGCTACCTTTTACTTCTATTTCACAATAATTCAGAGGCAGATATTGTGCTCTTTACTCCACTTTACTTATTTGATAAcctagttactagttactttgcagTTTCGCCTACCATTTAACAGTTGCAAAATTAAAGTGATGCACACAAATCATTAGTAATTATAATCCAGTAACCACCTACCGACTACATCTCAAAACTTTCCATTAACGCAGCAGCATTTTTGAACGTCTTGCTCCGCCGCGCTTTTAGACGCGAAAAACGGGTCAGAGTGAGACCTCTTAGATAGCCAACGCTCTTTGATGTCCACGTCCCCGTGGTGTCCGAGTCCTACCGGCTGCGATGTGTTACGCGCCCCTGctttagaaaaaaacagagaagcaaAACTTCATAGAAATGGCGGAGGGTGCAACGACTCTCAAAGGCTTGCGAGCCCAAATGGGTAAGAAAAATCTTGGCAGTcgtggttattttttttaactcagtcGTGTCTTACAGGGTGGTAATCACTTTGTAATGTTTGCTGGCAGCTGCCGCCGCTAACCGGGTTATTTGAACGCGTTGTAACGCGGCCAGCCTTTTCTGGCTAGTAACGTTAGCTCGCCGCCTGTACGGTTATCTGCTGACAATGGACGCGGAAAAACCTGCATTTCTTCCCGCATTAAACGTTATAAATCTGATTGAACTGACCAAACCCAAGTAGCCGATAGTTATACGTGTCGGCAAAGCCCAAACGAACTGGTTTAACTACGTGGAAGTAAAGTTGCTGCTAGTAGTTAGCTAAAGTTGCAACGTTATAATTTGGAGCCCGGGAGCCGGTTGACATATCACGACTTAATTTGTCCGGCGCCTAGCTCACCTAGCTCTGctttagttttcttttaaaacattttggtcACTCTGTCTgatgtgtgctgatgtgtggaTATTTAGGTACAGGCAGACAAACTTTCTTTGCTTTGTAAACGAAGCTAACTGCTTTGCAACTGACGAACGGCAGTAGCTTAGACAACGTTGCGCATCCCTTGGGGATTATTGTCAGAAGTGATCTGTTATCCCAATCAGGAAGGGTTCAGGAGGCGTATTCCTCTTCTAGTCACGTCTCTTGTAAAATTGACAGCGATCTGAGTTCATGCCCGCAGTAGCAATCAGCAGCTTGTTTTCTCTAACCACAGATCAGCAGGTTCGTGATAttccattttcagttttataatcTCCTGCTCAAAACTCATCTTACATAAAgtgctcttttctcttctgtatCCACTGGCCGCCAGTTACGCATATTTATTGACATATGGCATAACCCCCTCCACTCTCCAGGGAGGGTAACTATTAACAATGTCTGACCTGAATTTAAGATAAAGCTGGATTGCCAGACACAGGCGTCTGATAGGAGCAAATGTCTGCATGGTTGCTTTTCTTTAAACATCTTGATGGAGTGATAACACTGAGTTTTGGTTGGACCAGCAGCCTTGTGTTACAAACAGTTGTGTAAAGCAGAAGCCACATTGCATTTATGTGAATACTACTATGTAGGGCAACTGTAGCAACAAAGTCTCTATCACTGCTCCTCATCCATGCCTCAGCTGACCTCCTCCATGCTTAGACATGGATGTTTACTGTGCCTACATCTATGGGCATGAATGCACAGTTTGTTGTGACTGGAGCTGTAGTTGGGCTGACAGTTTTTTAGTGTTTTGGGGCGAGAGGGAGTTTTCTGCATACCCAGTG
Coding sequences:
- the LOC121188125 gene encoding tumor necrosis factor receptor superfamily member EDAR-like; translated protein: MDILPKGTCLYAALLMVQCLQVQSEQSCDQRQFLHPNGTCVACPVCGPGEQLSEDCGFGDGGEGVCMPCEEGKFSSETGVALCRRCTQCSLLNRLEKTACSSTSDALCGQCLAGYYELRSMTGEVELLCVPCYSHDTVRKECLLLKARGSKVENAVTVPRGSFKEPEEKRIKEETLSVVLIGSATASSIFLVALLLWIFLLAAERFKQVPEYGPGPEGRLSAADLQHTPLSSLTDRTAKQSEAPAPAEESSRGLNSLSHENEVNPTSIVINVTTNIKPSSQKTEDTTQEDQPSSGYATEEMEQKLQTIWEMAQGHSIEILNYDTVQDLSLLLDSTDNKNMLRRLGRSLGVPPQVITHLQGFQELFQYLRTSTYTLLPQLAQAAALLPNPEVVARIHRAVVNK